A single window of Watersipora subatra chromosome 11, tzWatSuba1.1, whole genome shotgun sequence DNA harbors:
- the LOC137408206 gene encoding transmembrane protein 216-like, which yields MAADRGAKVTAVNSLLPYQIILYLNGYYAVVYTVCEILMFIYKGQTLPYPPGNLAVEIVVLLILAAIEAFRLFFGKRGNLTERGQPVILSILLSVPCALGHVFLLIWQTYVLRAELIIIAIELTFIAVEILLGLVAVILFSRAGPY from the exons ATGGCTGCTGATCGAg GTGCAAAGGTTACAGCTGTC AATTCATTGCTGCCGTATCAGATCATTCTCTACCTTAATGGCTACTACGCTGTTGTTTACACGGTCTGCGAAATTCTCATGTTTATCTACAAGG GTCAGACGCTGCCGTATCCACCTGGGAATCTTGCTGTTGAAATTGTCGTTCTTCTCATTCTGGCAGCCATCGAAGCATTCAGGTTGTTCTTTG GAAAAAGAGGAAATCTCACTGAGAGAGGACAACCCGTAATTTTATCCATATTATTAAGCGTGCCATGTGCACTTGGTCATGTCTTCCTTTTGATATGGCAGACATACGTACTGCGAGCAGAGTTAATCATTATTGCTATAGAACTGACTTTCATAGCAGTAGAGATACTCCTTGGCCTCGTGGCTGTTATCCTCTTTAGCAG GGCGGGGCCTTACTGA